A window of the Butyricimonas virosa genome harbors these coding sequences:
- the cmk gene encoding (d)CMP kinase has protein sequence MEKKGLIVAVDGHSSTGKSTVSKILAARLGYTYIDTGAMYRIVTLRAMREGVIRNGIVEDEKLKEILPTIVFGFKYNEEKKRYESYMNGEYVEAAIRGLEVSDNVSLIASLPYVRELLVEKQREMAKEGGVIMDGRDIGSVVFPHAEVKFFMTASPEVRAQRRYKELLEKGEQVTYEEVEANVRKRDYIDEHRETSPLVRTSDAVLIDNGDMTVEEEVEEMLKIIRSRYESRN, from the coding sequence ATGGAAAAGAAAGGTTTGATTGTTGCCGTTGACGGACATTCTTCTACGGGAAAAAGTACCGTATCGAAGATATTAGCCGCACGCTTGGGCTATACGTATATTGATACGGGAGCGATGTATCGGATCGTGACATTGAGGGCTATGCGAGAAGGGGTGATACGAAATGGGATCGTGGAGGATGAAAAATTGAAAGAAATTCTACCAACAATTGTTTTTGGTTTTAAATATAACGAGGAGAAAAAACGTTATGAGTCTTACATGAATGGTGAGTATGTAGAGGCAGCTATTCGGGGACTAGAGGTTTCTGATAACGTGAGCTTGATTGCTTCGTTGCCTTATGTGCGGGAATTGCTTGTTGAAAAACAGCGGGAAATGGCAAAAGAAGGAGGGGTGATTATGGATGGACGAGATATCGGGAGTGTTGTATTTCCTCATGCGGAAGTGAAGTTTTTTATGACAGCAAGTCCTGAAGTACGAGCCCAGAGACGTTACAAGGAACTCCTTGAGAAAGGAGAGCAAGTGACATATGAAGAGGTGGAAGCGAATGTCCGGAAACGGGATTATATAGATGAACACCGGGAAACAAGTCCTTTGGTGAGAACGTCGGATGCCGTGTTGATTGATAATGGCGATATGACCGTGGAGGAAGAAGTGGAAGAGATGTTAAAGATCATTCGTTCAAGATATGAAAGTAGAAATTGA
- a CDS encoding 4-hydroxy-3-methylbut-2-enyl diphosphate reductase, translated as MKVEIDANSGFCFGVVNAIAKAEEELQHGRLYCIGDIVHNSLEIERLKRLGLSTIDHDEFARLKACRVLFRAHGEPPSSYELAKKNGIEVIDASCPVVLNLQKKIRKAYEEVRGNGGQIVIYGKRGHAEVNGLVAQTNDEALIIEQEEDLKYIDFSRPVILFSQTTKSLDGFKRVVELVKENAKSSVVVNDTICRKVANRIPQLKDFAARHDVILFVSGEKSSNGKQLFEVCREVNPRTYFVQGVKDLRDEMFDKAGSVGISGATSTPRWVMEEIKEELEAKS; from the coding sequence ATGAAAGTAGAAATTGACGCAAATTCCGGTTTCTGTTTTGGGGTTGTGAATGCAATTGCTAAGGCAGAGGAAGAGTTGCAACATGGAAGATTATATTGCATAGGAGATATTGTGCATAATAGTTTAGAGATAGAGCGATTAAAACGACTGGGATTGAGTACGATAGATCATGATGAGTTCGCCCGGTTGAAGGCATGTCGGGTGTTGTTCCGGGCTCATGGTGAACCACCGAGTTCTTATGAGCTGGCAAAGAAGAATGGAATTGAGGTGATTGATGCCTCGTGTCCTGTGGTATTGAATTTGCAGAAGAAAATACGAAAGGCGTACGAGGAAGTGAGAGGGAACGGGGGGCAGATCGTGATTTATGGAAAAAGAGGACATGCCGAGGTGAACGGGTTGGTAGCACAGACGAATGATGAGGCTCTGATTATCGAGCAAGAGGAAGATTTGAAATATATTGATTTTTCTCGTCCGGTAATACTGTTTTCTCAAACAACCAAAAGTTTGGATGGTTTCAAGCGTGTCGTGGAGTTGGTGAAAGAGAATGCCAAGAGTTCCGTGGTGGTAAATGATACCATTTGTCGTAAGGTGGCAAATAGAATCCCGCAGTTGAAAGATTTTGCAGCAAGACATGATGTGATCTTGTTTGTTAGTGGGGAAAAGAGTTCCAACGGGAAGCAACTTTTCGAGGTGTGTCGGGAGGTGAATCCCCGAACTTATTTTGTGCAGGGGGTGAAAGACCTGCGTGATGAGATGTTTGATAAAGCCGGAAGTGTCGGGATTAGTGGGGCTACTTCAACACCGAGGTGGGTGATGGAAGAGATAAAGGAGGAGTTGGAAGCTAAAAGTTAA
- the pfkA gene encoding 6-phosphofructokinase, giving the protein MGKIKKIGVLTSGGDAPGMNAAIRAVVRAAIFNGCEAYGIYDGYEGLIEGNIVRMHSHDVSNIIQRGGTILKTARSEEFRTPEGRTKAYEKMQELGIDALVVIGGDGTFSGARLFCQEHNVHIVGIPGTIDNDLYGTDYTIGYDTAVNTVVDAVDKIRDTASAHNRLFFIEVMGRDAGFIALRSAVATGAEAVLVPEIETDLNDLDRYLEHDYKPHKSSGIVIVAEGDKSGGAYTIADQIAKKHPEYDVRVTVLGHIQRGGSPSAFDRVTASTLGVAAVDALLDDQTSIMVGIMNKDIVHVPFNKAIKNSKSLNHNLLDITEVLSI; this is encoded by the coding sequence ATGGGAAAGATTAAAAAAATAGGAGTTTTAACCTCAGGAGGTGATGCTCCGGGAATGAATGCCGCAATTCGGGCAGTTGTGAGGGCCGCTATTTTTAATGGCTGTGAGGCTTATGGCATTTACGATGGATACGAGGGATTGATAGAGGGAAATATTGTGCGCATGCATTCCCATGACGTGAGTAATATTATTCAACGCGGAGGAACTATCTTAAAGACGGCTCGTAGTGAGGAATTCCGTACGCCGGAGGGACGTACGAAAGCTTACGAGAAGATGCAGGAATTGGGAATTGATGCATTGGTCGTGATTGGTGGGGATGGAACTTTTTCCGGAGCCCGGTTGTTCTGTCAAGAGCATAACGTACATATTGTCGGAATTCCCGGTACGATAGATAATGATCTTTACGGGACTGATTACACGATCGGGTATGACACGGCGGTAAACACGGTGGTGGATGCCGTGGATAAGATCCGGGATACGGCAAGTGCCCATAATCGTTTGTTTTTTATCGAGGTTATGGGACGGGATGCCGGATTTATTGCGTTACGGTCGGCCGTGGCCACGGGGGCCGAGGCTGTACTGGTTCCGGAAATCGAGACGGATTTGAATGACTTGGATCGTTATTTGGAGCATGATTATAAACCTCATAAGTCAAGTGGAATCGTGATCGTGGCAGAAGGTGATAAATCAGGTGGTGCATACACGATTGCCGATCAGATCGCTAAGAAACATCCCGAATATGACGTGCGAGTAACTGTTTTAGGTCATATCCAAAGAGGAGGATCACCTTCCGCTTTTGACCGCGTGACGGCTAGTACGTTGGGAGTGGCGGCAGTGGATGCTTTGTTGGATGACCAGACTAGTATTATGGTTGGGATTATGAATAAGGATATTGTTCATGTTCCTTTTAACAAGGCTATCAAGAATTCAAAATCGTTAAATCATAATTTGTTGGATATTACGGAGGTTTTGTCCATTTAA
- the priA gene encoding primosomal protein N', whose translation MLYADVIIPLGVESFFTYSVPEEYEHSVPVGALVVVSFVKNKRYTGVVYALHTNPPVGFETKPIERVIEEGFALSGSHLKFLLWLSEYYMTPPGEVMRAALPVSMRLESYTSLSLVNGWEERLVDESELSREEKEIMGVFRERGEICMAEVEKLLRRKDVYVAVRALLEKEIIGIKESVDDLFKPKIERLVRWKRKFASGELDGILDSLKRARTQYKMLCDWVYYSDEHRVEGLPRTEFIQKIGSSASALKGLCERGVLEIVVQEVSRLEVSKEEVEDVHALSGAQEKVLGDIQGYYKEKECVLLQGVTSSGKTEIYIHLIQETLRQGKQVLYLLPEIALTVQIVKRLRRVFGDQVGVYHSGMADSARAEMWRKQNGTNPYPVVLGVRSSVFLPYKQLGLVIVDEEHESSYKQKEPAPRYNGRDAAIMLGKMSGAKILLGSATPSFESYQNALSGKYGFVQLTTRYGEVMMPELLFVDMKEYRRKKMMKGSFTPVLYEEMKRVLENGMQVILFQNRRGYSTYLQCDRCGSILKCKHCDVSMTYYRYRNTLNCHYCGSLRAVPAMCQECGQGHYVNRTPGTERIEEDVKQYFPEARVARMDLDVMSNKAKFRALIDDFESGNLDVLIGTQMVSKGLDFERVKLVGVMDADSLMGFPDFRAEERAYDMLMQVSGRSGRKGERGKVVIQLTDMQSRVYQLVRKENYREFYTQLSQEREMFNYPPFSRLILVELRHMDGVVLRNAANELARLLRERLERRVCGPAEPDVSRVRKMYRIQILIKAEQGLSLSKLKAFLKQKSDELVKTPIGRGVRIYFDVDPL comes from the coding sequence TTGTTGTACGCGGATGTCATTATCCCTCTGGGAGTGGAAAGTTTTTTTACTTATTCGGTACCGGAAGAATATGAACATTCGGTACCGGTAGGTGCGCTCGTGGTCGTTTCATTTGTTAAGAATAAACGTTACACGGGTGTTGTCTATGCGTTGCATACGAATCCGCCTGTCGGATTTGAAACAAAACCGATAGAACGAGTTATCGAGGAAGGATTCGCTCTTTCTGGTTCTCATTTAAAATTTCTATTGTGGCTCAGCGAGTATTACATGACTCCACCGGGAGAGGTTATGCGTGCAGCATTACCTGTTTCGATGCGCTTGGAGAGTTACACGAGTTTGAGTTTGGTGAACGGCTGGGAAGAACGGTTGGTAGATGAAAGTGAATTAAGTCGGGAAGAGAAGGAGATCATGGGAGTATTTCGAGAAAGAGGTGAAATATGTATGGCTGAAGTCGAAAAACTCTTAAGGAGAAAGGATGTCTATGTTGCCGTTCGAGCCTTATTGGAAAAAGAAATTATCGGGATCAAGGAGTCGGTAGATGATCTGTTCAAGCCGAAAATTGAACGTTTGGTGAGATGGAAGCGAAAGTTTGCGAGTGGAGAATTGGATGGGATTCTTGATAGCTTAAAACGGGCGAGGACTCAATACAAGATGCTGTGTGATTGGGTGTATTATAGCGACGAGCATCGGGTAGAGGGGTTGCCTAGAACAGAGTTTATTCAGAAAATCGGTAGTTCAGCCTCGGCCTTGAAAGGATTGTGTGAACGGGGTGTGTTGGAAATTGTTGTGCAGGAAGTCAGCCGTTTAGAGGTATCTAAAGAGGAGGTGGAGGATGTACACGCTTTGTCGGGGGCGCAAGAAAAAGTTTTGGGCGACATTCAAGGGTATTACAAGGAGAAGGAGTGTGTCTTGTTGCAGGGCGTAACTTCTTCGGGTAAGACTGAAATATATATTCATCTGATACAAGAGACGCTAAGGCAAGGAAAACAGGTGTTGTATTTGTTGCCGGAAATTGCGTTAACGGTACAGATCGTGAAACGATTGCGGCGGGTCTTCGGAGATCAAGTCGGTGTTTATCATTCGGGAATGGCGGATAGTGCCCGGGCAGAGATGTGGCGTAAACAGAATGGTACGAATCCTTATCCCGTGGTGTTGGGTGTGCGATCATCCGTATTCTTGCCTTATAAACAATTGGGGTTGGTTATTGTTGACGAGGAACATGAAAGTTCTTACAAGCAAAAAGAACCGGCACCCCGCTATAACGGTCGTGATGCCGCTATAATGCTTGGAAAGATGAGTGGGGCAAAAATATTGTTGGGTTCTGCAACACCTTCTTTTGAAAGTTATCAGAATGCCCTAAGCGGGAAATATGGTTTCGTGCAACTGACAACCCGTTACGGGGAAGTGATGATGCCGGAATTGTTGTTCGTGGATATGAAAGAATATCGTCGTAAAAAGATGATGAAAGGGAGTTTTACTCCGGTTTTGTACGAGGAAATGAAACGGGTGTTGGAGAATGGAATGCAGGTGATTTTATTCCAGAATAGACGAGGATATTCAACTTATTTACAATGTGACCGTTGTGGATCCATCCTGAAATGTAAACATTGCGATGTGAGTATGACTTATTATCGCTACCGGAACACGCTAAATTGTCATTATTGCGGGAGCCTGCGGGCCGTTCCGGCCATGTGTCAGGAGTGTGGACAGGGACATTACGTGAATCGTACTCCGGGAACGGAACGGATCGAAGAGGACGTGAAACAGTATTTTCCAGAAGCTCGGGTTGCCCGAATGGACTTGGATGTGATGAGTAATAAGGCAAAGTTCAGGGCTTTAATCGATGATTTTGAAAGTGGAAATTTGGATGTGCTGATCGGCACACAAATGGTTTCGAAAGGGTTGGATTTTGAACGGGTGAAACTTGTCGGGGTGATGGATGCCGATAGTCTGATGGGTTTTCCCGATTTTCGGGCAGAGGAGCGGGCTTATGATATGTTGATGCAAGTGAGTGGACGCAGTGGACGAAAAGGTGAGCGTGGAAAGGTGGTAATTCAGTTGACAGATATGCAAAGTCGAGTGTATCAGTTGGTGAGGAAGGAAAACTATAGAGAGTTTTACACTCAGTTATCCCAAGAACGGGAAATGTTTAACTATCCCCCCTTTTCCCGGTTGATTCTGGTAGAGTTGAGGCATATGGATGGGGTGGTTTTGAGAAATGCTGCGAACGAGTTGGCTAGGTTGCTACGGGAACGATTGGAACGTAGGGTATGCGGCCCGGCAGAACCGGATGTGTCTCGGGTTAGAAAAATGTATCGGATACAAATTCTGATAAAGGCGGAACAAGGTCTTTCCCTGTCAAAATTGAAGGCTTTCTTAAAGCAGAAAAGTGATGAATTGGTGAAAACTCCTATTGGTAGGGGGGTGCGTATTTATTTCGATGTTGACCCGTTATAA